Proteins encoded in a region of the Sander lucioperca isolate FBNREF2018 chromosome 4, SLUC_FBN_1.2, whole genome shotgun sequence genome:
- the pde5aa gene encoding cGMP-specific 3',5'-cyclic phosphodiesterase isoform X1, translated as MPCLHSEALEFMESDSATTGASPSAGTEKSYLRETVTEPPVVRDMGWFFSPLWSPRSNTRSRFGGGGKGDQVEAWLDDHSDFTRAYFLRRASTQSAICLVCDIRVSGPQGESPMPRFPRSSSDYSDLLRKAHHRRTSSPPTSSHLNISSLTDRLKPLASSLRAPEWMDRSSPDILGSHSPCSPCSPRSSRCSFFSNRPLSPVWLCCPDLPHSPHPLCPTTTNTAACGNGECCPWLLELLRGGLSWMGSVAELCQGAVLHTGELLAADCCSLSLVKKDCVGRNTLEEVIAPTALGCLSEGNLCSHAHLELVKSIMGCVLATGSPVNLRDVSEDPRFDLDDDQSKIRTVLSVPIKAHRGEVVGVMIMINKRDGCDGSVSVFTNMDEKVLSNHMDVLGMVLDNVQLYESSRQEAKRSQALIEMAQVLSMEHRSFEILLSKMAATIMPFTRAQYCTIFIPSQQTSVVEDQVSFSRVIHLECEELGSTCQIYRRQRDISDIDQSPALRTLVAMKTLNMSESSEESIKSLICCPVRNERSENVIAVCQLMNKKSRDSDEMEAFNRYDERLLEDLSVYCGLALQYAQAVQITEERRASIEVTQEVLAYHITAAESEVQALQEATIPSVESLNILDFHFSDFGLPEDLTTQATIRMFLDLNLVQDFNIDYKSLCQWVLTVRRGYRNSVPYHNWNHALSTAQSMFAMLKATDELQTIFSRLEILALMIATLNHDLDHRGVSNSYIERSQQPLAQLYGHSSLENHHYNLCLFILNNTGSQILSGLSAEDHRTVLHMIKRAILSTDLTVYMERRTEFFSLAKKSRVNWKSEKQKDLLRSMLMTASDLSAITKPWPEQKRIAKLVTMEFFAQGDKEKKEFKIKPIDIMNREKSTRLPYMQVEYIDDICYPLYKAVSRLFNTCSPLLKGCKKNRENWMHLTEKADEEDCENSSCVALETHKNNEEKTQTEE; from the exons ATGCCCTGCCTCCACTCTGAAGCGCTGGAATTCATGGAGTCTGACAGTGCGACGACCGGGGCATCTCCTTCCGCTGGGACAGAGAAGTCCTACCTCAGGGAAACAGTGACTGAGCCGCCGGTGGTGAGGGACATGGGCTGGTTCTTCTCCCCGCTGTGGAGCCCTCGCTCCAACACGCGCAGCAGGTTTGGAGGCGGTGGGAAAGGCGACCAAGTGGAAGCATGGCTGGATGACCACTCCGACTTTACGAGGGCTTACTTTTTACGCAGAGCTTCCAC CCAATCAGCTATCTGTCTTGTCTGTGACATCAGGGTCAGTGGTCCACAGGGAGAGTCCCCAATGCCCAGGTTTCCCAGGAGCAGCTCTGATTACTCTGACCTCCTCAGGAAGGCTCATCATCGCAGGACTTCCTCTCCACCGACCAGCTCACACTTGAACATTTCATCCTTGACGGACAGGCTCAAACCCCTTGCCTCCAGTCTCAGGGCCCCTGAGTGGATGGATCGCTCCAGTCCAGATATATTGGGCAGTCACTCCCCTTGTTCTCCATGCTCTCCTCGCTCTTCACgctgctcttttttttccaaccgTCCTCTTTCTCCTGTTTGGCTTTGCTGCCCTGACTTACCCCACTCTCCTCATCCTCTGTGTCCCACTACTACAAATACTGCAGCCTGTGGCAATGGTGAGTGTTGCCCATGGCTGCTGGAGCTCCTGAGAGGAGGTCTCAGCTGGATGGGTTCTGTAGCAGAGCTCTGCCAGGGTGCTGTCTTGCACACTGGGGAGCTCTTGGCAGCTGATTGTTGCTCCCTATCTCTGGTAAAGAAAGACTGTGTTGGAAGGAACACATTGGAGGAGGTGATTGCCCCGACAGCGTTAGGTTGCTTAAGCGAGGGCAACCTCTGCAGTCATGCACACCTGGAGCTGGTGAAAAGTATCATGGGATGTGTACTGGCTACAGGGTCACCAGTAAACCTGAGAGATGTATCAGAG GATCCCAGATTCGACTTAGATGACGATCAATCAAAGATTAGGACTGTTTTGAGTGTTCCTATCAAGGCCCACAGGGGAGAG GTGGTCGGTGTAATGATAATGATCAACAAGAGAGATGGCTGCGATGGATCAGTTTCTGTTTTTACCAACATGGATGAAAAG GTGCTGTCAAATCATATGGATGTGTTGGGGATGGTCCTGGATAATGTCCAGCTGTATGAAAGCTCAAGACAAGAGGCCAAACGCAGTCAG GCCTTGATAGAGATGGCACAGGTATTGTCAATGGAGCACCGTTCCTTTGAAATTCTGCTGAGTAAGATGGCTGCCACCATCATGCCCTTCACACGTGCTCAGTACTGCACCATCTTCATCCCTAGCCAGCAAACTTCAGTTGTGGAAGACCAG GTTTCCTTCTCCAGAGTGATCCACCTGGAGTGTGAGGAGCTCGGATCAACCTGCCAGATCTACAGAAG GCAGCGTGACATCAGTGACATAGACCAATCACCTGCCCTTCGAACTCTGGTTGCTATGAAAACACTCAATATGTCAGAGAGTTCTGAGGAATCAATAAAGAGTCTAATCTGCTGCCCCGTCAGAAATGAGAGATCTGAAAATGTTATCG CGGTCTGTCAACTGATGAACAAAAAGAGCAGAGACTCAGATGAGATGGAAGCCTTTAACAGATATGATGAGCGCCTACTAGAGGACCTGTCGGTGTACTGCGGCCTGGCTCTGCAGTATGCTCAGGCTGTGCAGATCACTGAGGAGCGGAGGGCCAGTATAGAGGTCACACAGGAG GTTCTTGCCTACCACATCACAGCAGCAGAGTCGGAAGTCCAAGCATTGCAG gaGGCCACTATTCCTTCTGTTGAATCACTGAATATTCTAGACTTCCATTTCTCTGATTTTGGTCTTCCAGAAGACCTGACCACTCAGGCTACCATTCGTATGTTCCTGGACCTCAATTTGGTACAGGATTTTAACATTGATTACAAG AGTCTCTGCCAGTGGGTACTGACCGTGAGACGTGGTTACAGGAACAGCGTGCCATATCACAACTGGAACCACGCACTGAGCACTGCTCAAAGCATGTTTGCTATGCTCAAGGCCACAGACGAACTCCAG ACAATTTTTTCCCGTCTGGAGATTTTAGCACTGATGATAGCTACTCTGAATCATGATCTTGACCACAGAGGAGTCAGTAACTCGTACATAGAAAG gaGTCAGCAGCCTTTAGCTCAGCTGTATGGACACTCTTCTCTTGAAAACCACCACTACAACCTGTGCCTCTTCATCCTAAACAACACT GGGAGTCAGATTCTCAGCGGTCTCTCTGCAGAAGACCACAGAACTGTACTACACATGATCAAAAGGGCAATCCTCTCAACTGACCTAACTGTCTACATGGA GAGAAGAACAGAGTTCTTTTCTCTCGCCAAGAAAAGCAGAGTGAACTGGAAGAGTGAGAAACAAAAAGATTTACTGAG GTCGATGTTGATGACAGCCAGTGACCTCTCTGCTATCACAAAGCCTTGGCCTGAACAAAAAAGG ATTGCCAAGCTAGTTACCATGGAGTTCTTCGCACAAGGggacaaagagaaaaaagagtTCAAAATCAAGCCCATT GACATAATGAACAGAGAAAAGAGCACTCGACTGCCATACATGCAAGTTGAATACATTGATGACATCTGCTATCCACTGTACAAG GCTGTATCTAGACTGTTCAACACCTGCTCCCCACTGCTGAAGGGATGTAAGAAGAACAGAGAAAACTGGATGCATCTTACTGAGAAAGCAGATGAAGAAGATTGTGAAAATAGTAGTTGTGTAGCCCTGgaaacacataaaaacaatgaGGAAAAGACGCAGACAGAGGAATAG
- the pde5aa gene encoding cGMP-specific 3',5'-cyclic phosphodiesterase isoform X2 translates to MPCLHSEALEFMESDSATTGASPSAGTEKSYLRETVTEPPVVRDMGWFFSPLWSPRSNTRSRFGGGGKGDQVEAWLDDHSDFTRAYFLRRASTVSGPQGESPMPRFPRSSSDYSDLLRKAHHRRTSSPPTSSHLNISSLTDRLKPLASSLRAPEWMDRSSPDILGSHSPCSPCSPRSSRCSFFSNRPLSPVWLCCPDLPHSPHPLCPTTTNTAACGNGECCPWLLELLRGGLSWMGSVAELCQGAVLHTGELLAADCCSLSLVKKDCVGRNTLEEVIAPTALGCLSEGNLCSHAHLELVKSIMGCVLATGSPVNLRDVSEDPRFDLDDDQSKIRTVLSVPIKAHRGEVVGVMIMINKRDGCDGSVSVFTNMDEKVLSNHMDVLGMVLDNVQLYESSRQEAKRSQALIEMAQVLSMEHRSFEILLSKMAATIMPFTRAQYCTIFIPSQQTSVVEDQVSFSRVIHLECEELGSTCQIYRRQRDISDIDQSPALRTLVAMKTLNMSESSEESIKSLICCPVRNERSENVIAVCQLMNKKSRDSDEMEAFNRYDERLLEDLSVYCGLALQYAQAVQITEERRASIEVTQEVLAYHITAAESEVQALQEATIPSVESLNILDFHFSDFGLPEDLTTQATIRMFLDLNLVQDFNIDYKSLCQWVLTVRRGYRNSVPYHNWNHALSTAQSMFAMLKATDELQTIFSRLEILALMIATLNHDLDHRGVSNSYIERSQQPLAQLYGHSSLENHHYNLCLFILNNTGSQILSGLSAEDHRTVLHMIKRAILSTDLTVYMERRTEFFSLAKKSRVNWKSEKQKDLLRSMLMTASDLSAITKPWPEQKRIAKLVTMEFFAQGDKEKKEFKIKPIDIMNREKSTRLPYMQVEYIDDICYPLYKAVSRLFNTCSPLLKGCKKNRENWMHLTEKADEEDCENSSCVALETHKNNEEKTQTEE, encoded by the exons ATGCCCTGCCTCCACTCTGAAGCGCTGGAATTCATGGAGTCTGACAGTGCGACGACCGGGGCATCTCCTTCCGCTGGGACAGAGAAGTCCTACCTCAGGGAAACAGTGACTGAGCCGCCGGTGGTGAGGGACATGGGCTGGTTCTTCTCCCCGCTGTGGAGCCCTCGCTCCAACACGCGCAGCAGGTTTGGAGGCGGTGGGAAAGGCGACCAAGTGGAAGCATGGCTGGATGACCACTCCGACTTTACGAGGGCTTACTTTTTACGCAGAGCTTCCAC GGTCAGTGGTCCACAGGGAGAGTCCCCAATGCCCAGGTTTCCCAGGAGCAGCTCTGATTACTCTGACCTCCTCAGGAAGGCTCATCATCGCAGGACTTCCTCTCCACCGACCAGCTCACACTTGAACATTTCATCCTTGACGGACAGGCTCAAACCCCTTGCCTCCAGTCTCAGGGCCCCTGAGTGGATGGATCGCTCCAGTCCAGATATATTGGGCAGTCACTCCCCTTGTTCTCCATGCTCTCCTCGCTCTTCACgctgctcttttttttccaaccgTCCTCTTTCTCCTGTTTGGCTTTGCTGCCCTGACTTACCCCACTCTCCTCATCCTCTGTGTCCCACTACTACAAATACTGCAGCCTGTGGCAATGGTGAGTGTTGCCCATGGCTGCTGGAGCTCCTGAGAGGAGGTCTCAGCTGGATGGGTTCTGTAGCAGAGCTCTGCCAGGGTGCTGTCTTGCACACTGGGGAGCTCTTGGCAGCTGATTGTTGCTCCCTATCTCTGGTAAAGAAAGACTGTGTTGGAAGGAACACATTGGAGGAGGTGATTGCCCCGACAGCGTTAGGTTGCTTAAGCGAGGGCAACCTCTGCAGTCATGCACACCTGGAGCTGGTGAAAAGTATCATGGGATGTGTACTGGCTACAGGGTCACCAGTAAACCTGAGAGATGTATCAGAG GATCCCAGATTCGACTTAGATGACGATCAATCAAAGATTAGGACTGTTTTGAGTGTTCCTATCAAGGCCCACAGGGGAGAG GTGGTCGGTGTAATGATAATGATCAACAAGAGAGATGGCTGCGATGGATCAGTTTCTGTTTTTACCAACATGGATGAAAAG GTGCTGTCAAATCATATGGATGTGTTGGGGATGGTCCTGGATAATGTCCAGCTGTATGAAAGCTCAAGACAAGAGGCCAAACGCAGTCAG GCCTTGATAGAGATGGCACAGGTATTGTCAATGGAGCACCGTTCCTTTGAAATTCTGCTGAGTAAGATGGCTGCCACCATCATGCCCTTCACACGTGCTCAGTACTGCACCATCTTCATCCCTAGCCAGCAAACTTCAGTTGTGGAAGACCAG GTTTCCTTCTCCAGAGTGATCCACCTGGAGTGTGAGGAGCTCGGATCAACCTGCCAGATCTACAGAAG GCAGCGTGACATCAGTGACATAGACCAATCACCTGCCCTTCGAACTCTGGTTGCTATGAAAACACTCAATATGTCAGAGAGTTCTGAGGAATCAATAAAGAGTCTAATCTGCTGCCCCGTCAGAAATGAGAGATCTGAAAATGTTATCG CGGTCTGTCAACTGATGAACAAAAAGAGCAGAGACTCAGATGAGATGGAAGCCTTTAACAGATATGATGAGCGCCTACTAGAGGACCTGTCGGTGTACTGCGGCCTGGCTCTGCAGTATGCTCAGGCTGTGCAGATCACTGAGGAGCGGAGGGCCAGTATAGAGGTCACACAGGAG GTTCTTGCCTACCACATCACAGCAGCAGAGTCGGAAGTCCAAGCATTGCAG gaGGCCACTATTCCTTCTGTTGAATCACTGAATATTCTAGACTTCCATTTCTCTGATTTTGGTCTTCCAGAAGACCTGACCACTCAGGCTACCATTCGTATGTTCCTGGACCTCAATTTGGTACAGGATTTTAACATTGATTACAAG AGTCTCTGCCAGTGGGTACTGACCGTGAGACGTGGTTACAGGAACAGCGTGCCATATCACAACTGGAACCACGCACTGAGCACTGCTCAAAGCATGTTTGCTATGCTCAAGGCCACAGACGAACTCCAG ACAATTTTTTCCCGTCTGGAGATTTTAGCACTGATGATAGCTACTCTGAATCATGATCTTGACCACAGAGGAGTCAGTAACTCGTACATAGAAAG gaGTCAGCAGCCTTTAGCTCAGCTGTATGGACACTCTTCTCTTGAAAACCACCACTACAACCTGTGCCTCTTCATCCTAAACAACACT GGGAGTCAGATTCTCAGCGGTCTCTCTGCAGAAGACCACAGAACTGTACTACACATGATCAAAAGGGCAATCCTCTCAACTGACCTAACTGTCTACATGGA GAGAAGAACAGAGTTCTTTTCTCTCGCCAAGAAAAGCAGAGTGAACTGGAAGAGTGAGAAACAAAAAGATTTACTGAG GTCGATGTTGATGACAGCCAGTGACCTCTCTGCTATCACAAAGCCTTGGCCTGAACAAAAAAGG ATTGCCAAGCTAGTTACCATGGAGTTCTTCGCACAAGGggacaaagagaaaaaagagtTCAAAATCAAGCCCATT GACATAATGAACAGAGAAAAGAGCACTCGACTGCCATACATGCAAGTTGAATACATTGATGACATCTGCTATCCACTGTACAAG GCTGTATCTAGACTGTTCAACACCTGCTCCCCACTGCTGAAGGGATGTAAGAAGAACAGAGAAAACTGGATGCATCTTACTGAGAAAGCAGATGAAGAAGATTGTGAAAATAGTAGTTGTGTAGCCCTGgaaacacataaaaacaatgaGGAAAAGACGCAGACAGAGGAATAG
- the LOC116040566 gene encoding histone PARylation factor 1, protein MRFNVAQLLPISTRRRRRRRRDKRKKMTGRAKRKLKSSQESGTGNGELKKARTDESKAMPLSEVDSKQRDEMVQLYKLQMPEDLYHFWDLCKELCPDSPRGALKDTLGLQLVGPFDILAGAHKNSKNPQPNFHIHWRYLYDPPEFQTILLGSEDSQHHIGYYRDSPDSLPSFVGENEAKKGCTITQMGGNVFAAVLLYLLRRRKERGSKKAGGEALERLEAQLRDRAETLGLSLEQKTKGMKQRDKKVVTKTFHGAGIVVPVDKNDVGYRELPETDAGLKKILKAIAEARNDEERVKAFGPLQEMITFVQFANDECDYGMGYELGMDLFCYGSHYFHKVIRQLLPMAYSLLKRNLFGEILEAHLSSRSHDNLDQLSAH, encoded by the exons ATGCGCTTTAACGTGGCGCAGTTGCTGCCGATTTCGACCCGCAGAAGAAGACGCCGTCGGAGAGACAAGAGGAAGAAAATGACAGGGCGCGCAAAAAGAAAACTCAAATCTAGTCAG GAGTCGGGTACAGGCAATGGGGAGTTGAAGAAAGCCCGCACTGATGAATCTAAAGCCATGCCATTGTCAGAGGTGGATTCAAAGCAACGAGACGAGATGGTGCAACTGTACAAGCTTCAAATGCCAGAAGATCTGTACCACTTCTGGGACCTCTGCAAGGAGCTTTGTCCTGACAGCCCCCGTG GTGCACTGAAAGACACACTGGGTTTGCAGCTGGTTGGGCCCTTTGACATCCTGGCAGGAGCCCACAAAAACTCCAAGAATCCTCAGCCTAACTTCCACATTCACTGGAGGTATTTATACGACCCACCAGAGTTTCAGACCATCCTTCTGGGGAGCGAAGACAGTCAGCATCACATCGGCTACTACAG AGACTCTCCAGACTCCCTACCTTCGTTTGTTGGAGAAAATGAAGCCAAGAAAGGCTGCACTATCACACAGATGGGAGGCAATGTGTTTGCTGCTGTCCT CCTGTATCTGTTgaggagaaggaaagagaggggCAGCAAGAAAGCAGGGGGAGAAGCTTTGGAAAGGTTGGAGGCACAGCTGAGAGACAGGGCAGAGACTCTGGGCTTGTCTCTGGAGCAGAAGACCAAAGGCATGAAGCAGAGGGACAAGAAG GTGGTCACCAAGACATTCCATGGTGCCGGCATTGTTGTACCTGTGGACAAGAATGATGTTGGATACAGAGAATTACCAGAAACAGATG CTGGTCTCAAGAAGATCCTCAAGGCAATTGCTGAAGCCCGGAATGATGAAGAGCGTGTCAAGGCCTTTGGACCTCTCCAGGAGATGATTACGTTTGTTCAGTTTGCCAACGATGAATGTGACTACGGCATGGGATATGAACTAGGAATGGACCTCTTCTGTTACGGATCACAT TATTTCCACAAGGTTATCAGGCAACTTCTGCCCATGGCCTACAGCCTCCTGAAAAGGAATTTGTTTGGGGAAATTCTGGAGGCCCACCTCTCCAGCCGCAGCCACGACAACCTGGACCAACTCTCCGCACATTAA